The region TCTTTTTTCAGTTTCACTGAAAATAAAAACAAAAAATATCTTTATCTGGGTTTTATTTCATTTGCCCTTGGGGTATTAACTAAAAGCGTTGCCGCACTCTTTTTAACTCCTGGAATTTTGATTTATATTTTAATCTCAAAAAAAATTAAAGTTTTCTTTTTAAATAAGCACTTTTACATTGGTATAATTGTATTCTTAATTATTTCTCTTGGATATTATTTATTAAGAGATAGCCTATCACCGGGTTATATCAACCATGTATTAGAAAATGAAATATTCAGGTTTCATACAGTAAAAGTTCGTCATTCAGGTCCATTTTTGTTTTACATAAACAGGCTAAATGAGCAGATTCCGTATTGGTTCTGGGCTACTCTTCTAATTCCTTTTGTGTACATTTCTAAAAAATTAAATCCTGTTGCTAAAAGATTCACAACATTTTCCATAATTATTGTTTTAACATACTTGTTAGTAATTTCTACAAGTCAAACAAAACTGCCTTGGTACATTGCACAAGTATTTCCAATTTGGGCTTCTCTAATAGCAATAATTGTAACTTCATTAATAAAATTCAAAAAAAGCCTGATTATTAAAGGAATAATACTGTCTATTTTTATTACAATATTTTACTTAAACTATTCTTTAATATTAAGAAATAACAATCATACAAATTGGGAAATGGTAATGGTACAATTTGGTTATTTAAATGATCATTTTAACCTAAACGAATACACCGCGGTATCAGAAAAATATAGTGCTCCAGTTGTTTTTTATGTTAAAAAAGATATATTAAATGGTAAAAAAGCACGTTACATTAGGGTACATAAAAACGGAAATACGACTACAATTTGGCCAAAAAACAAAAAAGGCAAATTAGAAATTGGTGATACTTTAGTTTTTTGCAGTAAAAATTCGGAGAAGTTCTTTTTACGAATGCACAATACTGAATCCATAAATAAATACAGAAGAATTGAGATACATACCTATAAAGGTTTAAAGGAAAACAATAAGTAACCAATGAAAACCCCACTCCCCTCGAGTGAGTTATAATTAAAAATCATGCTAATCGCGACTATAAATATTATGATGGGAGGCCCCAAGGTCGTCTCGCTGTAGCAGGTCTAAACTTGCCTTTTTGAGAAGAGATACTTAAACATCTTAACTAATCTATTTCGATATTAGTTTTTAAAATATTCCTTAAAAATCACTATTTTTACTTTTATTTAAATCACTTACCATGAAAAAAACACTGCATATCACGTTAGC is a window of Salinivirga cyanobacteriivorans DNA encoding:
- a CDS encoding ArnT family glycosyltransferase, whose amino-acid sequence is MYFAFIHNLGKLSIRLWDESRMANNAIEMYEHGDFIIKHFDGKPDNWSSKPPFTVWMQTLSFHLFGINEFTFRLPSALAGILTSLILLFFSFKIIKNELHGILSLMVLISIVGYVGYHVTRTGDNDAILTLWTTLGALSFFSFTENKNKKYLYLGFISFALGVLTKSVAALFLTPGILIYILISKKIKVFFLNKHFYIGIIVFLIISLGYYLLRDSLSPGYINHVLENEIFRFHTVKVRHSGPFLFYINRLNEQIPYWFWATLLIPFVYISKKLNPVAKRFTTFSIIIVLTYLLVISTSQTKLPWYIAQVFPIWASLIAIIVTSLIKFKKSLIIKGIILSIFITIFYLNYSLILRNNNHTNWEMVMVQFGYLNDHFNLNEYTAVSEKYSAPVVFYVKKDILNGKKARYIRVHKNGNTTTIWPKNKKGKLEIGDTLVFCSKNSEKFFLRMHNTESINKYRRIEIHTYKGLKENNK